From the genome of Sporosarcina luteola:
CTCTTCAAGCTGTTTCGCAAGCTCTGCTCCGCCGGATTTAACAACTCTGCCCTGCATCATAACGTGGACAAAGTCAGGCGTGATGTAGTCGAGAAGGCGTTGGTAGTGAGTGATGATCAGGCATCCGAATCCTTCTCCGCGCATTTCATTGATTCCTTTTGAAACGACTTTCAATGCATCGATGTCGAGACCGGAGTCAATTTCATCAAGTACTGCAAATTTCGGCTGCAGCATCATCAATTGAAGGATTTCATTGCGTTTTTTCTCTCCGCCGGAGAATCCTTCGTTCAAATAACGAGTCGCCATATCTTGATCCATTTCAAGGACGTCCATCTTACTGTCCAATTCACGGATGAATTTCATAAGGGATATTTCATCGCCTTCTTCACGGCGCGCATTGATTGCAGAGCGCATGAAGTCCGCGTTCGTTACTCCATTAATTTCACTCGGGTATTGCATTGCAAGGAAAAGTCCCGCTTTAGCGCGCTCATCCACTTCCATTTCAAGGACATCTTCGCCATCAAGCAAGACAGATCCGGAAGTCACCTCATATTTTGGGTGGCCCATGATTGCTGATGCAAGTGTCGATTTACCGGTTCCGTTAGGTCCCATGATCGCATGGATCTCACCTGTATTGATTGTTAGGTTGACGCCTTTCAATATTTCCTTACCTTCAATTTCTACGTGAAGGTCTTTGATTTCCAAAGTTGCCATTCCAATACCTCCAATATGATAAAGATGAACGGGGTAAACCATTCTCTATTTAGTATCATTCTAATTTTAGCTCATTCTGCACGTTGTTGCAAATCATTAAGAATTATTATCGTTTTATGGGGAAAATATGAGTATTACAACGTTTTGTTAGTTTGTTTGAAATGAAACCCATTTTCAATTATCGGCTGCTTACTGAGAATCAATGAATATGGCTTTATTTATAAATAAAAAATAGAAGGCAGGGAATTTTAATATTCCTCCTTCTACTTTTTAAGTTATTCCGTTTCTACGCCTTTCACTTTTGGAGTGAGGCGGTCAACGATCATGGCTAGGGCTCCGTCGCCGGTTACGTTGGTGGCTGTGCCGAAACTGTCTTGCGCCATGTAGAGTGCAATCATCAATGCGACCATTGATTCATCGAATCCTAGCATTGTGCTGAGCAGGCCTACTGCCGCCATAACTGCCCCTCCTGGAACTCCAGGTGCTGCGATCATCGTTACGCCGAGCATGAGGATGAATGGCAGATAGTCCGAGAAGCTGAATGGCATGCCGTTCATGAGCAGGACGCCGATGGAGCAGGATACTAGCGTAATCGTACTTCCGGATAAGTGGATCGTTGCGAATAACGGTACTGTGAAGTCCGTCACTTTCTCGGATGCCCCTGTCTTCTTCGCTTGTTGCAGCGTTACGGGAATTGTAGCAGCCGATGATTGCGTTCCGAGTGCCGTCATATAGGCAGGCGCCATTGTTTTCATGAGGAAGAACGGATTTTTCTTCGAAAGTGTTCCGGCGATTGTATATTGAATCATCAACATGATGATATGTAGTGCGATGACCATGACGAATACGAGTGAGAAGACCGACAACACTTTCGCCACTTGTCCGCTGTACGTCATGTTAAGGAAAATACCAAAGATATGGAATGGTAATAACGGAATGATGACGAATGAAATAACTTTTTCAATAAGGGTATTCAATTCTTCAAAGAATGACAGCATCGTTTTGCTGTTGATGGATGCCATTCCGATACCGAAAATGAAAGCGAGCAGCAATGCAGACATGACGCCCATTACGGGTGTCATTTCAAGTTCGAAGAATGTTATGGCCGCGGATTTCCCAGCGTTTTCAACAGATTGAGAGCCAATGCCGCCAATGAATTTAGGCAAGATTGTCGTTGCAGCCAAAAATGCCATAATCCCTGCTGCAATCGTAGAAGCATATGCGAGCACAGTAGCCAATCCTAACAATTTACCAGATCCGCTACCAAGCTTTGCTATTCCAGGTGCAATAAATGCAATGATAATAAACGGTACAACAAAGTTTAGAAAACCGCCGAAAATCATATTGAACGTCGCAAATAACCTAGTGAACCAATGCGCAAAACCTTCATGTATTTCTGGGAGCAACAAACCAATGCCCACCGCAAGCCCTATGGCGATAATGATTCGCCATATAAGGCCTATCTTCCTCTTCATAAAATGTCCTCCTCAAAAGTACAAATGTTTAAAAAAACAACAAACCCACTTTACCATAGTGAAGAATAAATGGGAACACCTTTATGGGTTTTACTACTTTATGGAGGACAAAAAACGCCTGTCTCCGATGAAACGGAAACAGACGGCTTTACTCAATTAGTTAACAGGAACGACAGAGCCGCCCCATTCTTTCAAAATAAATTCCTGAATTTCTTCGGATGTCAACACTTCTACAAGCGCTTTGATCGCTTCGTTGTCTTCATCTCCAGAACGGACCGTAATGACGTTTACGTAAGGAGAATCCGTTTTTTCAATTGCAATTGAATCTTCAAGCGGGTTCAAGCCAGCATCGATTGCATAGTTAGAGTTGATCAAAACTGCGTCGCCTTCATTATTATTGTAAAGAGTTGGAAGCAATGCTGCTTCGTAATCCGGTTCAAACTTCAGGTTTTTCGGATTGTCCACAATATCTGTAAGTTCTGCTTTCACTTTATCTACACCCTCAGCAAGTGTGATCAAGCCATTTTCCTCAAGCATTTCAAGTACACGGCCATGATCCGAAACTGAGTTGCTCATAAGGACTGTTGCACCGTCTGGCAATTCATCTAATGATTTATATTCCTTCGAATAAACACCCATCGGTTCGATATGGATTCCTCCCGCATTGACAAAGTCGTAGTCGAAATCAGCAATTTGACTTTCCAAGTAAGGAATGGTTTGGAAGTAGTTCGCATCCAATACACCTGATTCCAAGTCCTTGTTAGGCAATATATATTCCTGGTATGTTTCAATTTCCAAGTCGATTCCTTTTTCCTTCAACAACGGCTTCACTTTTTCCAAAATGCCGGCATGCGGTGTATTGGAAGCGCCGACTACGATTTTCGTCGATTCCTTATTGCCGCCATCAGCATTCTTGCTTCCGCTAGCCCCATCTTCTTTATCTTTTGTCCCGCAAGCTGCCAAAGCAAGCACGAGAACCGTCAATAGTAGTGCAGATAATACCTTCTTCATGATTTCTCTCCCCATTCTTAGATGATATTTATAATTAACAGGACACTCCTGCAAATTATCGCTTGTCCAATTTCTTCACCGCAAAGTCGCCGATGATCTGGATTGCAAATACGACAATCAAAATAATAATAGTTGCGACAATCATCACGTCAGTCCGGCTTCGTTGGAATCCTTCATAGTATGCAAGGTTTCCGAGCCCTCCCGCACCGATGACTCCGGCCATTGCCGTATATCCGACAAGTGCGATCGAAGTTACTGTAAGCCCTGAAATAAGGGCAGGCATCGATTCAGGCAGCAAGACTTTGAAGATAATCGTACTTGTTTTAGCACCCATCGATCTTGCTGCTTCGATAACACCTCTGTCTATTTCACGAAGGCCGATCATGACCATTCTCGCATAAAACGGTGCTGCTCCAATGACAAGGGCCGGGATGGCCGCTTCCGGACCACGGATCGTTCCAACGAGCAACGTCGTGAACGGGATAATCAGGATAATTAAAATGATGAAAGGAATGGAGCGGAATATATTAACGAATGCTCCAGTGACGCCGTATACCAATCTGTTTCTCCATAGCTGGCCGGGGCTTGATAAGAATAAAAGTATGCCAAGAACCAGTCCGAATACGAATGTATATAGAGTGGAGAGCCCTGTCATATATAACGTTTCAATAGTCGCTTCCCACATTTTATCCCAATTGACGTGTGGTAATAAATTCTCAATCATTGCCAATCACCTCTGTCTGTACACCTTGTTCATGTAGATAGGCAATCGCCCCGTCAATATCTTTCTCTATACCGACAAGCTGTAAAATGAGCGAGCCGTAAGCGCCGCCTTTCGTGTGGGATATATTCCCTTGGACAATATTCACGTCGATCTCAAATTGTCGGATCAAACTCGCCAATACGGGCTGCTCCGTCCGTTCCCCGACAAAGATTAGTTTTATGAGTGTGCCCCCAGGCAAATGGGCAAGTGCCTGTTCGGTTCCCTCGGGTTCCGTCACTTGGGAAACGAACCGCTTTGTAATCGGAGCTTGCGGTGACTGGAACACGTCCAACACAGGACCGATTTCCACGACTTTTCCGGCTTCCATAACCGCCACACGATGACAGATCTTCCGGATGACATGCATTTCATGTGTTATTAGAACAATCGTCAATCCGAGCCGTTCATTAATGCTTGTCAACAGATCAAGGATGGCATCTGTCGTTTCCGGGTCAAGCGCGGAAGTCGCCTCATCGCAGAGAAGAACTTCAGGATCATTCGCCAACGCCCGCGCAATACCGACACGTTGCTTTTGACCACCGGAAAGCTCGGATGGATAGGCATTCTCCCTGCCGCTTAGTCCGACGAGTTCGATTAGTTCGGCCACCTTCCGTTCTCGCTCCGCTTTTTTCACTCCCGCGATTTCAAGAGGAAATGCTATGTTCTGCTTGACCGTACGGGACCAAAGTAAATTGAAATGTTGAAAAATCATACTGATTTTTTGCCTTGCTTCACGCAGTTCTTTGCCTGTGAATGCCGATATTTCACGGTTTCCAATTTTTATTGTTCCCGTCGTCGGAGTTTCAAGCCCATTCAAAAGGCGGATCAACGTACTTTTTCCGGCACCGCTATAACCGATGATACCGAAGATTTCACCCTCTTCGATCGTAAGGGAAACATTATCCACCGCCAGGATTTCATCGTTCAGCCGGCCAAAACTTTTTTTGACGTCTATCAATTGAATCATCACTATCACCTCTACACGATCTTTTCCATAATAAAAGCCTTTCTGCAGACAAGCAGAAAGGCTGAAACGTTATATTCAAAAAAACGTCAATCCGATCTCTCATCTCTCAAAGCAAATGCTTTGCGTGATTTGGCACCATTTCACATTCGTGACGGTTGCCGGGCTTCATAGGGCACTTCCCTCCACCTCTCTTTATAAGAGCGACATATTCAGTTAAAGTTAATAGATATACTTATATCATGAACTTCTGAGGTATGTCAATCTATTTTCTCAAGAAGATGCGGAATCGACTGGAAAGCGTAAATTTTATGGACAATCTCCCCATCCTTCTGAATTAATAAACAAGGGACGCTTTCAATTTCATAATCAACAGCGAGATCCTCCACATAATTCAAGTCAGCCTTCCCAATGGGCAGATCCGGTTTCATGGCAGCAATGACTTCCATCATTTTTGAAGCAACCGCACAGGTTCCGCACATTGGTGTGTATAAATAAAATATTGATTCGGGATAAACATTTTTGCTGTCTTCCCATTGCGCACGTGTCCAATTCTCAATAGTGGCCACTCTTCATCACCTTCATAGTAAAAATTCGGGATGCACATCAAAGTTTTCGGAGAGGAGTATGGCTGCAAGCACTCTGTATGGAGTCGTTTCAACTTGGCGGTAAACCCGCTCTGTATAAAGGTGGATCGCTTCAGGATAATCCCTTTTGAATAAAGTCCGGATCTTCTCTCCGGATTCATCGGCATCCAGAAAAACGAACAGGTCACAATCCTCATAAGGCATAAGCATCTCATCGATCCGATACGGACTCACTGTCCCATTCGTACAAATGATCTCAACCGGCTCCGCCAGCACCTTTTGTAATCTTTTCCGGTCCGAACCGCCTTCGACGATGAGGATTTTAGGACAATCCATTTCCACGTCTCTCCTTCTTTGAAACATTGAAAAAAGCGCCGGAGTTTGGTCCAAGCGCCACTTCATTTACTTACTCGCCGACAGTCATTTTGTCATAGTCTTCAGCTGACATGAGTGCATCTAGCTCAGCTTCGTCTGATGCTTCCACAACGATCATCCAAGCACCTTCAAATGGAGATTCATTCACCAATTCAGGGCTGTCTTCCAATTCTTCGTTCACTTCGACGACTTTACCGCTGATCGGAGCATATAGTTCAGATACAGTTTTCACTGATTCAACACTTCCGAATGGCTCATCTGCTTTAACTTCATCTCCAACTTGCGGCAATTCAACGAAAACAATATCGCCAAGTTCGGATTGCGCAAAATGTGTAATACCGATTCGATACTTTCCGCTCTCATCCTTTACCCATTCGTGCTCTTCTGAATAACGAAATTCTTTAGGTGTGTTCATCCCGTACCCCTCCATTAAGTATGCATTTATTGATTTCCATTCAATTTTGACATATTCGGAAGCTAAAGACAAGAAAGTATATTACGCTCCCCAAACTTCCTCATACGTTTCTTCCTTGAAGCCGACAGTCACATTTGAGCCATCCGTAACAATCGGTCTTTTGATAAGCATGCCGTCCGTAGATAACAGTTCGACCTTTTCAGCATCCGTCATTCCAGGCAGCTTGTCCTTCAAATTCAACTCACGGTATTTCATTCCGCTCACATTGAAGAACTTCTTAATGTCCAGGTTGGAGTTTCCGATCATTTGTTGAAGTTCCTCTTTAGTCGGTGGATTTTCAACGATGTTGACCTCTTTGAATTCCAACTCCGCGTTTTCCAACCACTTTTTCGCTTTCCTGCAAGTTCCGCATTTCGGATATCCGTAGTATGTTAAAGACAATTCGCAACACCTCCATTTTACCTAAGTATAACAGAGAAGCCGCCCGGGATAAATCCAGGGCGGTGTGTGTAATCAAACGATGTATTTTTCTGCGTCAATCAATTTGACGGATGCTTCGCGTTTTTTCGCGATGATGTTGTATGGATTCGAACGCGTCAATTTGCGTAATGCGGAAAGCATCATCCGTTGGTTATCGCCCTCAACGGAAGCAAGAAGTGTCTCCTTCGCGTCCTTTTCAATTGCTTCGAACGCTTCCTGACAGAAGATTTCCGTGTACAAGATCTTTTGCTTCTCTTTCTCTTCACCATTTTTAGCAACCGCTTTTTCCGTACGGAGCAATGCGGATTCCATAGCGAAGACGTTGTTTGCAATATCAGCGATGTTTACTAGGACTTCCTGCTCTGCTTCGAGCTTCGTGCCGAAGCGTTGTGCGGCCATTCCAGCTGCTAGCAAGCCGATTTTCTTCGCATTTTTCACGAGCACTTTTTCTTGAGCCAATGCTTCGTCCCCGATTTCTTCAGGCATCATCATAAGAAGCTCTTCCTGCAAGCTTTGTGCCTGTTGAAGCAATGGCAATTCGCCTTTCATTGCTTTTTTCAAGAACGTACCAGGAACGATCAGACGGTTGATTTCATTTGTTCCTTCGAAAATACGGTTGATGCGTGAGTCGCGGTAAATGCGCTCCACTTCGTATTCTTGCATGAAGCCATAGCCGCCGTGCAATTGGACCGCTTCATCGGCGATATAGTCAAGAACTTCGGAGCCGACAACTTTATTGATGGAGCATTCAATCGCGTATTCTGCAATTGATGCCGCTACCGCCTTCCCATCTTTTTGCTGCTCAGCCGTCATTTGGCTGTTGCGTTCTTCAAAGTATCCGACTGTACGGTAGATCAAGCTCTCCGTCGCATATAGCTTAGAAGCCATCGTTGCAAGCTTTTCCTTCGTTAGATTGAATGAAGAGATTGGCGTCTTGAATTGTTGGCGCTGGTTTGCATACGTGATTGCCAATTCAAGAGCGCGTTTGGAACCGCCGATAGTGCCGACACCTAATTTATAACGGCCGATGTTCAAAATGTTAAATGCGATGACATGGCCTCTTCCGATTTCCCCTAACAGGTTTTCAACAGGAACTTGTGCATCTTCCAAAATCAATGTACGAGTTGAAGATGACTTGATACCCATCTTCTTCTCTTCTGCCCCGACAGAAACGCCTGGGAATTCTCTTTCAACGATGAATGCCGAGAATTTATCGCCATCGACTTTTGCATAAACGACGAATACGTCTGCGAATCCTGCGTTTGTGATCCATTGCTTTTCACCGTTCAGGACGTAGTGAGTGCCGGCTTCGTTCAATTTTGCAGTTGTTTTTGCACCAAGTGCGTCTGATCCGGAGCCTGGCTCAGTCAATGCGTACGCGGAAATTTTATCGCCGGATACGGAGTTCGGCAAATACTTTTTCTTCTGTTCTTCATTACCGAAAAGGACGATTGGCAATGTACCGATTCCGACGTGCGCTCCGTGAGTGATGGAGAAGCCGCCCGCTACGGACATTTTTTCAGCGATCAACGCTGATGAGATTTTATCAAGGCCGAGGCCGTCGTATTCTTCAGGTACGTCTGCACCGAGAAGGCCGAGGTCTCCTGCGGATTTCAATAGTTTTACAGAGTGTTCGAATTCATGTTTTTCTAAGTTTTCCACGACTGGAAGGACTTCGTTTTTCACATAGTCCTCTGTTGTTTTCGCGATCATTTTTTGTTCGTCTGAGAAGTCTTCTGGTGTGAATACGCGTGATGCGTCGATGTCCTCGATGAGGAATGCTCCTCCGCGGATGAAATCCTTTGTTGTTGTTTCAGTCATTATATATTCCTCCTCTTAAATAGTAATTTAAATACGGATTTCCGCTACAGGCGGACGCTTTCCGGGGGGCACGGCTTCAGCCGCTTCCCTCGCGCAAGTGCTCGCAACGCTGCGCTTTTGCTCGCAAACGCCGTTCTTCGTAACGGCGTTCGCTCAGTCCAGGGTCTTCAGCTCGTGCTAATCCCCCAGGAGTCGCCGCCTTTCGCTGCAATCCTAAGTGTCTATTTTAAAACGCATAAATTCACTACAAATACGCATAAACGGTCCCAATTACGCATAATTCACCGGAATCACGCATAAATGGTTTCAAAGACGCATAAGACGCCGGTAAGCCTCATAAATCTGCGCAGACACGCATAAACGCTTCTAAAAGCTCATAAAGCACTTCTTATAGCAGTTCAAATACTCCGGCTGCGCCCATTCCGCCGCCGATGCACATTGTGACGACGCCGAATTGCTTGCCTTGGCGTTTTAGTTCGTTCATCAATCGAAGTGTCAGGACGGACCCTGTTGCGCCGAGTGGATGGCCTAGGGCGATTGCTCCACCATTGACGTTGACTTTATCCATATCCAGTCCTAAGTGGCGGATGACTTGCAGTGATTGGGATGCGAATGCTTCATTCAGCTCCCATAGGTCGATGTCCTCGATGGAAAGTCCGGCAAGTTTCAATGCTTTCGGAACAGCTTCAATCGGTCCGATGCCCATCACTTCAGGCGGCACGCCACCTACGGCGAATGAACGGAATTTCGCGATCGGTTTCAAGCCTTTCCCTTCGGCAATTTCGCGATCCATGACGAGGACGGATGCAGCTCCGTCGGATGTTTGGGATGCATTTCCGGCAGTGACGGATCCTTTTACGGAGAATGCCGGGCGTAATTTGCCCAACACTTCCATTGAGGTACCCGTACGGACGCCTTCGTCCATTTCAAAGAGGACCGTCTTTTCCTGGTACTTGCCGTTTCCGTCGACAAAACGTTTCACTACTTCCACAGGAACGATTTCGTCAATAAATTTGCCAGCTTCAATTGCCGCTGCTGCTTTTTCATGTGAACGGACAGCGAATGCATCTTGGTCTTCGCGGCTTACGCCGTACTTCACTGCGACTTGCTCAGCTGTATGGCCCATTCCCATATAATATTGGGGAGCCGTTTCTGCCAATTTGAAGTTCGGTCTGATCGTATTCCCCATCATCGGTACCATGCTCATCGACTCGACGCCGCCAGCGATGATCGCTTCGGACTGGCCGAGCATGATCCGCTCTGCCGCATATGCGATCGATTGAAGGCCCGAAGAACAGAATCGGTTTACCGTAATTGCCGGCGTTGTGTCAGGCAATCCTGCGAGCGCCCCAATATTGCGGGCGACGTTCATGCCTTGCTCCGCTTCCGGCATTGCACATCCAATGATCAAGTCATCTATTGGTCCATCGTATCCATTTGCACGTTTCAATGTTTCTTTAATTGTCAAAGCTCCCAGATCATCCGGGCGAACAGTTGCTAGACTCCCTCGGCCCGCTTTTCCGACCGGCGTCCTTGCACCTGCTACAATTACTGCTTCACGCATTCGACTTCCTCCTTTTGCTATCTATGCAGATCAATTGCGCAGCGGCTTCCCTTTCAGGAGCATATGCTGCATCCGCTGTTGGGATTTCGGTTCTTGAATGAGACTCAGGAATGCTTCCCGTTCAAGGTCCAACATGTATTGTTCATCGACAAGAGTTCCATAAGGCACTTTTCCGCCTGATAAAACAAATGCGAGCTTCTTCGCTATTTTCAAGTCATGGTCACTAATAAAGCCTGACAGATGCATGCCTTCCGCTCCGAGAAGCATCGTTGCATATCCGGAATCTCCTGTGACCGGGATCTTCTCCTTTTTAGGAGGGATATAGCCGGCTTCATACAATGCCAGCGCTGCCTGCTTCGCGTCATAAATCAAGTGATCCGGATTGACGCTAATGCCGTCCGCGAAATTTAGGAAGTTGTTCTCTTTCGCTTCTTCCGCAGATGTCGATACTTTCGCCATGGCAATCGTTTCGAACACTTTATTCGCTACGTATTGGTAATCGACGTGCACACCGTTCGGCAATCCTTTCAGATGCTTCGTGTACAAGTTGACGTTGCCGCCCCCACCAGGGATCAGACCGACGCCGACTTCAACCAAGCCCATATATGTTTCCATCGAAGCTTGGATATGTGCAGCCGGCAAGCAAACTTCCGCCCCGCCGCCAAGCGTCATTTGGAATGGCGCCGCAACGACCGGCTTCCGGCTATATTTGATTTTCATCATCGCGTTTTGGAAAGCTTTGATGGTGTAATCAAGTTCAAAAATATTATCATCCTGTGCTTCCATTAAAATCATCGCTAGATTCGCGCCCACACAGAAGTTCTTCCCTTGGTTCCCGATGACGAGGCCTTTGAAATTCTTCTCCACTTCATCAACCGCGAAATTGATCATCTGGATGATGTCTAGACCGATTGCATTCGATTGGGAATGGAATTCCAATAGGGCGATGCCATCGCCGAGGTCGATCAGGCTTGCGCCGGAATTCTTTTTGATGACGCCGTGTTTTTTCTTATAAAGCTTCAAGTTGATCGCTTTTTCATTGACAGTTACCGGCTGATAGCCTTCACCGTCGTAGAAAAAGATTTCACCCTCTTCTTCCTTATAGAAAGATTCGAACCCGTTATCGAGCATTGTTTGAACAAATGCAGGAATTGCAACATTCTCTTCCTTCATCTTCTCAACCGATTTGGCAACGCCGATCGCATCCCAAATCTCGAAAGGTCCTTGCTGCCAGCCGAAGCCCCATTTCATCGCATTGTCGATAGCGACGATATCATCAGCGATTTCCCCATTCAATTCGGCGGAGTAACGGAGTGTCGGTGAAAGGATGCTCCAAAGGATTTCCCCTGTTCGATCTTTTGCGTAAACGAGTGTCTTTACTTTATTCGCAAGACCTTTTTGCTGCTTCGCCATCTCAATTGAAGGCGTTTTCAATTTCTTCGTTGGGCCATATTCGAATGTTTCTGGATCTAATTCAAGGATCTCTTTTCCTTCCTTTAGGTAGAATCCTTGCTTCGACTTCGCGCCTAACCATCCATTGTCGATCATTTTCTTCATGAATGCCGGAAGTTCGAACACTTTCTGCTCTTCGCCTTCCGTCTTGTCATATGCATTTTTTGCAACGTGCATGAAGGTGTCCAGACCGACTACATCCAATGTACGGAAAGTGGCCGATTTTGGGCGCCCGATCAACGTGCCCGTCACCGAGTCGACTTCCCCGATTGAATAGCCGCGCTTCTCCATTTCACAAAGTGTTACAAGCAGGCCGTACGTTCCGATTCTGTTGGCAATGAAGTTCGGCGTGTCTTTCGCTATAACGACACCTTTGCCTAAACGATCCTCTCCGAATTGGAGCATGAAATTGAGTACGCTTTCATCCGTTTTCGCAGTAGGAATCACTTCAAGCAATTTCAAATAACGTGGCGGGTTGAAGAAGTGTGTGCCAAGGAAATGCTTTTGGAAATCCTCCGAACGCCCTTCCGCCATCGCTTCAATGCTGATACCCGATGTGTTTGAGGTGATAATTGTACCTGGTTTTCGAACTGCATCTATTTTTTCATACAAACTTTTTTTAATGTCCAGATTCTCGACGATAACTTCAATGATCCAGTCAACATCATTCAATTTTTCCAAGTCGTCTTCGAAATTTCCGACTTCAATAAGTGATAGATTCTGTTTTGCAGCCAATGGCGCCGGCTTCTGCTTCAAAAGTTTCTCCAAAGCTGTCGCCGCAAATTTATTGCGGACTTGCCGATCCTCCAATGTAAGGTTCTTTGCTTCTTCTTGCTCTGTCAGCTTAGTTGGAACGATATCCAGCAGAAGGACAGGAATGCCGATATTGGCGAGATGGGCTGCAATCCCAGATCCCATTACACCTGAACCTAATACTGCTGCTTTCTTGATTTGATATGCCACGTTGCGAAGCCTCCCTTTTTCTTTTGAATGAACACTCATTCATTTTACAGGCAAAAAAAATAGAAACGTTATCTATATCTATCAGTCTATATCATTCTCTTCTTTTTCGCAATATTGAAATGCATGAATTTCCTATTTATTGTTATGGGCATTTTATTATCTTCATTCATAAAAAGAAGGTACACTATATATAGTAAAGGAGTGTGTTCATGATGAAATCAATTACAACTGCCGAGGAATTCAACAAGGTCATCAACAGCGAAAACAAATCGCTAATCAAATTCCAAGCGGGCTGGTGCCCTGACTGCACACGCATGGATATGTTCATCGATCCAATCGTCAAAGACTATGATATGTATACATGGTATGACGTGGACCGTGACGTGTTGCCTGAAATCGCTGAGAAATATGAAGTGATGGGAATTCCGAGCTTGCTCATATTCCAAAATGGGGAAAAGAAAGCGCACTTACATAGCGCAAATGCAAAAACTCCGGATCAAGTAACCGATTTTCTTGAAACTGTGAACTGATTCCAAAATCATAGGAATAATGAGTAGAGGAGTGGCCGATTTGGCCCACTCCTCTATTATTATGCCTTTTTTCAGTTGGTATATCGTATAATAAGAGAAAACGCATATGCTGAGGTGCAAAATGGATTACGAAAAAGAAATAGAAAAATATAAAGAACGAATCACAGTTTTGGAACAAACGATCAAAAAATCATCTGTGCCAATCATTTCTTCCATTGTCGATGACACAATTCTTGTGCCAATTGTCGGCTATACCGGAACGGAACGATTTGAGCTGATCCGTACACTTGTATTGGAATATCTAGACGAGAATCGCGGCGTGAATTGTGTCGTTTTCGATTTTACGGCTGCTGATTTGAATGAAAAAGAACTGCATGATTATGACTCGCTCGCGCTTGAACTGCAAATGCTGAACAATACGTTGAAGCTAATGGATGTCCGTCCGATTTCAGTCGGTTTCAACCCGTTAATTGTTAGAAAGATCATTGCTGCCGGCGTCCAAATGGAATTCGAATCGTATATCAATTTCAGAATGGCACTTAAAACCCTTCTGAAAGAGAAAAGAGTTACATTGTAAATCCTTTTCATGGAGGGATCAGCAAATGAAACAGGTGGAAGGTTTTCAAGGAAAGTCACAATACGG
Proteins encoded in this window:
- the sufC gene encoding Fe-S cluster assembly ATPase SufC gives rise to the protein MATLEIKDLHVEIEGKEILKGVNLTINTGEIHAIMGPNGTGKSTLASAIMGHPKYEVTSGSVLLDGEDVLEMEVDERAKAGLFLAMQYPSEINGVTNADFMRSAINARREEGDEISLMKFIRELDSKMDVLEMDQDMATRYLNEGFSGGEKKRNEILQLMMLQPKFAVLDEIDSGLDIDALKVVSKGINEMRGEGFGCLIITHYQRLLDYITPDFVHVMMQGRVVKSGGAELAKQLEEAGYDWIKEELGIEDETVGQEA
- a CDS encoding dicarboxylate/amino acid:cation symporter is translated as MKRKIGLIWRIIIAIGLAVGIGLLLPEIHEGFAHWFTRLFATFNMIFGGFLNFVVPFIIIAFIAPGIAKLGSGSGKLLGLATVLAYASTIAAGIMAFLAATTILPKFIGGIGSQSVENAGKSAAITFFELEMTPVMGVMSALLLAFIFGIGMASINSKTMLSFFEELNTLIEKVISFVIIPLLPFHIFGIFLNMTYSGQVAKVLSVFSLVFVMVIALHIIMLMIQYTIAGTLSKKNPFFLMKTMAPAYMTALGTQSSAATIPVTLQQAKKTGASEKVTDFTVPLFATIHLSGSTITLVSCSIGVLLMNGMPFSFSDYLPFILMLGVTMIAAPGVPGGAVMAAVGLLSTMLGFDESMVALMIALYMAQDSFGTATNVTGDGALAMIVDRLTPKVKGVETE
- a CDS encoding MetQ/NlpA family ABC transporter substrate-binding protein, giving the protein MKKVLSALLLTVLVLALAACGTKDKEDGASGSKNADGGNKESTKIVVGASNTPHAGILEKVKPLLKEKGIDLEIETYQEYILPNKDLESGVLDANYFQTIPYLESQIADFDYDFVNAGGIHIEPMGVYSKEYKSLDELPDGATVLMSNSVSDHGRVLEMLEENGLITLAEGVDKVKAELTDIVDNPKNLKFEPDYEAALLPTLYNNNEGDAVLINSNYAIDAGLNPLEDSIAIEKTDSPYVNVITVRSGDEDNEAIKALVEVLTSEEIQEFILKEWGGSVVPVN
- a CDS encoding methionine ABC transporter permease, with product MIENLLPHVNWDKMWEATIETLYMTGLSTLYTFVFGLVLGILLFLSSPGQLWRNRLVYGVTGAFVNIFRSIPFIILIILIIPFTTLLVGTIRGPEAAIPALVIGAAPFYARMVMIGLREIDRGVIEAARSMGAKTSTIIFKVLLPESMPALISGLTVTSIALVGYTAMAGVIGAGGLGNLAYYEGFQRSRTDVMIVATIIILIVVFAIQIIGDFAVKKLDKR
- a CDS encoding methionine ABC transporter ATP-binding protein — encoded protein: MIQLIDVKKSFGRLNDEILAVDNVSLTIEEGEIFGIIGYSGAGKSTLIRLLNGLETPTTGTIKIGNREISAFTGKELREARQKISMIFQHFNLLWSRTVKQNIAFPLEIAGVKKAERERKVAELIELVGLSGRENAYPSELSGGQKQRVGIARALANDPEVLLCDEATSALDPETTDAILDLLTSINERLGLTIVLITHEMHVIRKICHRVAVMEAGKVVEIGPVLDVFQSPQAPITKRFVSQVTEPEGTEQALAHLPGGTLIKLIFVGERTEQPVLASLIRQFEIDVNIVQGNISHTKGGAYGSLILQLVGIEKDIDGAIAYLHEQGVQTEVIGND
- a CDS encoding thioredoxin family protein — encoded protein: MATIENWTRAQWEDSKNVYPESIFYLYTPMCGTCAVASKMMEVIAAMKPDLPIGKADLNYVEDLAVDYEIESVPCLLIQKDGEIVHKIYAFQSIPHLLEKID
- a CDS encoding toprim domain-containing protein, translating into MDCPKILIVEGGSDRKRLQKVLAEPVEIICTNGTVSPYRIDEMLMPYEDCDLFVFLDADESGEKIRTLFKRDYPEAIHLYTERVYRQVETTPYRVLAAILLSENFDVHPEFLL
- the gcvH gene encoding glycine cleavage system protein GcvH, with the translated sequence MNTPKEFRYSEEHEWVKDESGKYRIGITHFAQSELGDIVFVELPQVGDEVKADEPFGSVESVKTVSELYAPISGKVVEVNEELEDSPELVNESPFEGAWMIVVEASDEAELDALMSAEDYDKMTVGE